The following nucleotide sequence is from Streptomyces leeuwenhoekii.
AGTACGTAGGCGTCCAGGCACGGACGCTTCTGGCCTGCGCCCCGGCCGCGATGTGACGGTCCTCAGCCGGTCCCCACACACTCCTCAACACCGCGACGGGCCGGAGCCCGCCACCGGATGCGGTGACTCCGGCCCGCCCTGCGGTCAGAGAAGGTTTCAGCGGACGGTCAGGAAGCCGTCACGCGGGTAGTCGCCGCGGCGGCGACGGGCCCGTCGGGGGTGCACAGCACCTCCAGCCCGAGCGTGTTCAGCCGCAGGCCGGCCGGCGTGAAGGTCACGTCGCCCGGGCCCTGCGCGGTCAGGGTGGCCGTTCCGCCCTCCAGGACGACCGACTGACCGGCCGGCACTGCGGTGCTGTTCGTCAGCCCCTTGGCCACGACCGTGCCCGATCCGGCACCTCCGACGGCGATGTCGAGCTCGGCGCCGACCCCGTGCGCCGGTATCTCCTCGGTGACGGGGGTGCCGTCCTCGACGGTCACGGAGAGGGTGATCTGCTCTCCCTGCACGGCGGTCGCTGGTGCGGTGACAGTGATCGTCTCGGTCGTCTGCAGCGTTTCACCTCCCGCGGCGCAGTTGTAGGTGGTGGACACCGTGTCGGCCGCGGCCGGTCCGGCCCCGAGGGCGAGTACGCCCGCCGCAGCGCCGGCCACGGCGACACAGGCGGTAGAGCGCAGCAAGGAGCGACGCATCAGGTGGTCTCCCATCGTTGTCATATCGACGTTCCGGGCATGACGTGTGACCAACCGCCGACGGCTCGCGCCCCGCACGGTTGATCACCCCGACAGTAGGCACCGGCTCCCCCATCGCATGCTCACTGTTGAGCAGGGACCGCCGAGAGGGGCAACATGGCCTGATCCGCACGGAAGGGCTACGGTCGGGGCCGCCCGCATCTCCTGGCGGCAGCCCGGCCCACCGAGGACCCGCAGGCTGCCGCACCCTGAAACAGCGCCAAGCCACCGCGCGAACCCGGCCACGTGCAGTTACGCCATGAGCACGCATCCGGGGCGGCGCAAATGACCTGCTTCAACTCGGCTACGCGTCAACGCTATTCTCGCTGCGCACCTTTCCGAAGGGTATGTCGGTGGCGTTCATGTGCCGGTCCTCGGTCGTGAGTGACGAGTGGTTTCCGCTGCGTGCTGCACGCGGTGCGAGTGCGGATGCCCGGTAGGGCGATCCCTGCCATTCCCTGCTCACGCCAAGGAGTGGATGACCGTGAACCCCGCTGAGTACAAGTCTGCGCGTCGTCACCGGCTTCGCGAGGTCCTGGTCGACGTCGCCGTAAGTACTCGCGTAGTCTCTCCGCCCACGCGGACCGCTCCGTCAGCGAGGCGTGGGCTCCGCGGAAGTGCCTCCACCGTGCAGCCAGGTGCGGAACCATACGGCGCCGTGAGTTCAGGGTCAGCAGACCCGTGAAGCTTCCCCGTGATCTTGGACACTCGTGGGTTATGCCGCGGGGGCGTGTTGATGTCGCTGCCTGGTCTCGGTCGGGGCGAGGATCAGAGGCATCCGGGAGTCCTCCCCGCCGACGCGGGGGTGATCTCGCCGATACGACGTTCCAGTGCCATGCTCATCCGGATCAGCGATCCGGAAAACGCACCTCGACGACGAGCCGCTCGACCAGTTCCTGAGCCTTCGCCCGCCGGGCACGCGCGACGGGCCGCTCGCTATAGGGCGATCGAGGTTTGGCAGGCTCCGCCGGCTCACTGCCGCCGGCGACCGTGGAGTCGTCGTCGATCATCAGGAGTCAACAATCCCGCAAGGCCTCGGCCGAACACCAGACACTCGATCCGGGTTCCAACGCCCTAATCGAGAGGGAGGAGAGAAGTTCGAGCTGTCGTCCGATCAGACGGACCACCGACGACCGGCCTCCAGCCCCGCCACGCTGCCTCACCCCCATAGAGCCGAAGGGGCGTCTGTCAAATGTGGGAGTCCTCTGGGACTTTTCTGGCACTTCCGGCCCGATCAACCAGCACAAGCGTGAAACAACCGAAAGTCCATTCGTGTAGCTCAGCGGGTACCACGCGCCTGTCGTCGCAGGTCAAGGCGCTCGCCGGTCTCTTCCGGGACCTGATCTGCAGGACTCGGCGACTCCGTATTGAAGTCACCAGTCCCGTTACAGCGTCACTCGCAGTCTGCACGCCGCCTGGCCTGCCCAACGTGGGCCTGACAGCCCATCAGAACGAGCGTCAAATGAGCGTCGCGAGCGTCATTCCAGCGTCAAGATATCGCCCGTAACGCCCACACCGCACATAATGCGACGCAAGAAACCGCAGATCAAGAACCCTTCGCGGCCGGTTCAAGGATCGCGACACATTCAACGTGGTGCGTCATCGGGAACAGGTTGATCGAGGACCGCAGCGGCTCGCTCTTCATACCCCGTCATGTCGCGTCAGCCGGGCAACATAGCCTGTGATCGCCGGTTACTGAGGTTGAACTCGTGGAGTAGTAGGGGCTGTCGCTTGGTCGTCGGCTGCGGTATCACCGGTGCATGCGGTATCCACAAGGGGGCGGGCTGACGGCCGAACGGCAGCAGTTCCGCGAGGGGTTACGGCTTCAGGCGGCCGAGCGGTTCGCCCGGGGCGAGGCGAGTTCGGTGATCGCCAAGGACCTGCGGGTCAGCGTCCGCTCGGTGCAGTGATGGCGGCGGATGTGGGACGAGGGCGGTCCGCGGGCTCTGCGGTCGCAGGGGCCGGCGTCGCTGCCGAGGCTGAGCCAGAAGCAGTTCGCTCAGCTGGAGGCGGAGCTGGCCAAGGGGCCGACCACGCACGGCTGGGAGGACCAGCGGTGGACGCTCGCGCGGATCAAGACGTTGATCGGCCGGCGCTTCCACCTGACCTACACCATCCAGGGCGTGCGCAAATTGCTGGTGCGTAACGGGTGGTCCTGCCAGGTCCCGGCCCGACGCGCGATCGAGCGGGGCGACGAGGCGGTGGCCGGGTGGGTCAAGGAGGTGT
It contains:
- a CDS encoding DUF6408 family protein; the protein is MTVNPAEYKSARRHRLREVLVDVAVSTRVVSPPTRTAPSARRGLRGSASTVQPGAEPYGAVSSGSADP